In a single window of the Pseudomonas sp. B21-015 genome:
- a CDS encoding 3-deoxy-7-phosphoheptulonate synthase, whose translation MNSSVSALPLSTLSPANEALTLRLPSSLQLKQQLPLSNALTQQVAAHRQAVRAILNGEDSRLLVIVGPCSIHDPRSALEYAANLAHLSAQVSDEMLLVMRAYVEKPRTTVGWKGLAYDPHLDGSDDMAGGLTLSRELMREMLQLGLPVATELLQPMAAGYFDDLLSWVAIGARTTESQIHREMASGLCMPVGFKNGTDGGVAIASDAMRSAAHPHRHFGVDSQGHPAIIQTPGNPDTHLVLRGGHHGPNYDRDSVAKVQSDLTRLKIPARIMVDCSHANSGKDPLRQPAVFNDVLEQRLQGDRSLVGMMIESHLFEGCQPLNPSLRYGVSVTDGCLGWSGTEQLLLQAAEQLRVQRRTQQPK comes from the coding sequence ATGAACTCGTCCGTCTCTGCTCTGCCGCTGTCCACCTTGAGCCCTGCCAATGAAGCGCTGACCTTGCGTCTGCCCAGCTCATTGCAACTCAAACAGCAACTGCCACTCAGCAACGCCCTGACCCAACAAGTCGCCGCCCACCGTCAGGCAGTCCGCGCGATCCTCAACGGTGAGGATTCCCGTCTGCTGGTGATCGTTGGTCCCTGCTCGATTCACGATCCCCGCTCAGCCCTCGAATACGCCGCTAACCTGGCCCACCTGTCTGCACAAGTCAGCGATGAGATGCTGCTGGTGATGCGCGCCTACGTCGAAAAACCCCGCACCACGGTCGGCTGGAAAGGCCTGGCCTACGACCCGCATCTGGATGGCAGCGATGACATGGCGGGCGGTTTGACGCTGTCCCGCGAATTGATGCGCGAAATGCTCCAATTGGGTTTACCCGTTGCCACCGAGCTGCTGCAACCGATGGCCGCCGGCTACTTTGACGATCTGCTGAGCTGGGTCGCGATTGGCGCCCGTACCACCGAATCACAAATCCACCGGGAAATGGCCAGCGGCCTGTGCATGCCGGTAGGGTTCAAGAACGGCACCGATGGCGGTGTGGCTATCGCCAGCGATGCCATGCGCTCGGCCGCCCATCCGCATCGCCATTTCGGTGTCGATAGCCAGGGGCATCCTGCAATTATTCAGACGCCGGGCAACCCCGACACCCACCTGGTATTGCGTGGCGGCCATCACGGCCCGAACTACGACCGCGACAGCGTCGCCAAGGTGCAAAGCGATTTGACCAGACTCAAGATCCCGGCGCGGATCATGGTCGACTGCAGCCACGCCAACAGCGGTAAAGATCCGCTGCGTCAGCCAGCCGTGTTCAACGACGTACTCGAACAACGCCTGCAAGGCGATCGCTCGCTGGTTGGCATGATGATTGAGAGCCATCTGTTCGAAGGCTGCCAGCCGTTGAACCCGTCGTTGCGTTACGGGGTGTCGGTAACGGACGGCTGCCTTGGCTGGAGCGGGACGGAACAGTTGTTGCTGCAGGCCGCCGAACAACTCCGTGTGCAGCGCCGCACTCAACAGCCGAAATGA